The Phycisphaerae bacterium genome contains the following window.
AACTCACCTGGGCTACTGGGGCTACCGCTACTACTCCCCACGACTCGGACGATGGCTCAGCAGGGATCCGATTGGAGAGATAGCAGCACTGAACCTCTACTTGGCCGGTGACAACGCATTGACGAACAGGTATGACCCTGACGGCCGAGCCTGCGTCGGAATAGGTGTGGTCGGCTCTTTTACAATCCAGATTCCGCTCATTCTATCCGGCAGTTTCCTTGGAGGCGGAGGACAACTGAGCGGATCCCGCAGCGTGTACGCATGCACTGGGGCTCCGCACTGCAGGGTATGTGATGCTGTCACGCTTACAGGCCTTATTGGTGGAGGAATAAACATTTCAGCTGGAGTTGGAATACTGGTACATGTTGGCGGAGACCCAACCAACGGCCTCAGTTTCTCCGTAGGGGGGTCGGTGGCTGGCCC
Protein-coding sequences here:
- a CDS encoding RHS repeat-associated core domain-containing protein translates to THLGYWGYRYYSPRLGRWLSRDPIGEIAALNLYLAGDNALTNRYDPDGRACVGIGVVGSFTIQIPLILSGSFLGGGGQLSGSRSVYACTGAPHCRVCDAVTLTGLIGGGINISAGVGILVHVGGDPTNGLSFSVGGSVAGPGPAAGLTGEIAIDVDVTNGIVTLTIPRVSAGFSMAVAVRVSGTCTGCSSIFAFNGSAIRKAAIIACITRVVNGVSRALNSLSQTVVPAAYLPMSFAHNEGRSFSDWSSPPE